aaagttttgaaataataaagaagtAACAATACGGTTTTGCTCTTTTGCTCTCCCTGAGATTCCTGGATAACatgtggggaaaaaatgtatatcctcctttaaaattttctaaaacatgATGAGTATTCTCCCACATATTAAATATTCTCCAAAAACTGAACTTTTAATTATTGCATAGAATTTCATGCAATGGGTGCtctgtacctttttaaaaatcaattaattttaattaatttaatggcTACGTTgaatcttcattgctgcacgcggggtttctctagttgagccgagcggggggctactcttcgttgcagcgcgggcttctcattgtggtggcttctcttgttgtggagcatgggctctgggcgtgtgagcttcagtagttgtggtgtgcaggctcagtagttctggctcgcgggctctagagtacaggcttggtggtgtggcacacaggcttagttgctccgtggcatgtgggatctttccagaccagggctcgaaaccgtgtcccctgcactgacaggcggattcttaaccactgcaccactagggaagtccctctgtacCTTTTTTATACAATTTCATATTTGGACATTTATGTGCTTATCATTTTTGCTAAGAAGTGTATTTATGTTTCATATACAAGTATATTCTATACAACCATTCATAGACATAAACCATTCAACATAAAATTCCTAGACATGCACCTTATTCCTGTCTGCTTAGTGCATTGTCAAATTCTGAATATTGCAAATGTTTAAAATGAAGGAACATACCtaagtttataatattttctatttctttgactATGGAGAAGTCaaacttcaaatatatatttatcatgtgttttgatttttctatAAAGTGTGTGGTTCtgcttattttcctcttttattgtgAGGGCGGTAGATTTGTTTCCTGCTGATTTATAAATTTTTGCTTATAGGTTCTATTTTGCAACTTAACTATTTAAtgttttgagtgtatttttctgttttaaattgagATGGCACCTGAGGGTTTTGTAAAGAAACATTTTACCAAGCCAAACTGTCCATCAGTGGAGTGCTGTTAACAGCTGTATTTAAGTTGATGCTATCTGATTCcacatctgttttctttctttttctttttttttttcagagagaatTCACACAAGGGATAATATTTTGGCTAGATGGCTTATGTGCCTGAATTAATACCACTGTAattcatattttttagatttatgATTTTGAAATATTGGTGATGGAGGTCACAAGTCCTAATGACATAATAATTCCAGACTGAGGAGCTTTGAAATAAGTGATGGCTGtcattctaaaaacaaaaaatacattaagTTATAGATTATTCCCAGTCACCATCCTTGTATTGCTTAAGCCATATTCTTGGAACTATCTTTGATATTCTATGCTGTGATATCCATATCTACCAGGAAATCTCTTACATCTACCTGCAAATTATGTCTAGAACCAACTGATCTCACCGCCTCCATCCACTGCTACCGCTCTGATTCAAGTCACTATCATCTCTCACCTGTTACTGCTTCTTATAGCTTCCGCACAGGTCTCTGTCCTTCTACTCTTGCCTCCTGCTGTCTTCTGTCAAGATAGCATAGAGTGTGATCTGCTCACACTGGAAGTCAGACCATGTACCTCTTTTGCTCAAATCTTGGCAGTGGCCCCCTCTTCACTCAGAACAATAACCAGGGTCCTTACAGTGACCCACCAGGCCCTCCATGATCTGGTGCCTATGACCTCTCTCACCTCGTCTCCCACTACTCTAGTCCTCTAGTCCTTGCTCACTTTGCCAGAGCCACACTGGCAAAGTGTGGCTTTCCACAGTGCCCTTCCTCAAACATGCCAGGCTTGCTCAACCCACAGAGTtctgttttttcctctgcttAGAATGCACTTGCCCTACATACTGGTGTGACTAATTCCTTCACCACCTTCAAGTCATCGTTTAATCGTCACCTTCTCTCAAGACCTCTGCTAACTGCTGTTTAAGAAACAGTCATCTGTCCCCATGACACACCAAAGAGATTCCACTTAAATCTATTCTCTCTTATTTCTGAAAACTACTTATCATCCTCTCACATACAGGATAATTCACTGGTTTTCTTTACTGTCTGTTTTCCCCTGCTAGAAAGTAAGCTCTATGCGATTTTGTCTGCTTAGTTCACAAATGTACCCTGAGCACCTAGAACAGAGTCTGTACCATAGTTAGGGGCTCAAACCTCTGTTGAGTGATGGGCTGTACCCGAAATTTTAACTCTGGCGGGAATAGTTGAAAAGGAGTAGTGAGCAATGCAAGTGAGAGGCAAGTTTAAAGAAGAATTGACAGAACAAGATGATTTAACGTGTTTGGGAATGGAAGAGAAATGCTGACAGGACTCAGATTTCGAGGATGGGTaccctggaggaaaaaaaaaaatacatagagaggTAATCTTTGTAGAAGTTAGGAATGAGGAAGCAATGTTAGACTTTGTCCAGGATGAAAGATGTGGTACGGCTACCCTCAAAACTTACAGAAAATTCTACCAAGGGCAATAGAATTGGAGCCAGTAAAATAATAAGAGAACAATGAATCATTGGAGAAGTTAGGATAAAGCCAACATCCCCAGGGGAGGAAATAGGAGCCAAGTTTTCGTTGTGCTCTCTCTCTATCTCAACCCACGGAAGGTACTTTTCATACTTTATCAAGTTAAATGCAAAAagggttgttttgagaattacTTGACCTTCTTCATACATCCTTGGCTTCCTCCAACATAGAGCCTTTGCACTAGCTGTTTCCTAGAATACACCAACCTTGGTACTTCTCGGGTGGTTTGCTGAGAAAGATGGTCATATAGTTGCTTGATAAATGATCATACAATGGAACAGACTAGTTTCACGGTAGATGCCTATCCTCCCTCCTCCAATGAATTAACACGCTGCTTCGTAATCCTACTGTATTTCTTGTGTGAGCTCATCTTTCCTCTTTCCTAGGCCACCTTTTTGCActgacctttctttcttttcaattctcCTGCTCCACTCCTGTCTGTGATGTTCCCTCCCAGCTTAGGACTTTACCCCACATCTCAAGATTTCAAAAATTCAAATGGCACTTTTTACCGCTGCCAACACTCATACCAGTATGGCTTTTCACCcatcttctctttccctcttgaCATAGCTGAGGAAGTGTGCTTCTCCATATCACATACAGTCAGATGCTGTATGTGTTCTTAATCCTTGTCACCTAATCAAGGACTATGCCCTTCTTTTGCCTCATTTCCCTCTTCTACGTTAATCTCTCCCTTTCTACTTGTTCCTTCTTAATATTTGCAAACATGCTCTCTTATTTCGGAGCCTTCAAAACAAACCTGAAAAACCTTCCCTTGACTCCATATTGTCCTCCGAGCACTTCTCTATTTCTCTGCTCTTCCTCACGGCTAAACTTCCTAAGAGTTTTGTCTCCAGGTGCTATTTCCACTTCTCATTCACATGTCAACCACTTCActtctgtttctcctcttcttaCCACTCTGAAGATTACCAGTGACACTCATCATGTTAAATGCAGTGGAGGCTCCAGCTCCTGCGTTATCTCGCTCAACCTCACAGCAGTATTTGCCTACAAGTGTCCACGTGTTCCTTTAGGAAACGTTTTCCTCACTTGCGTAATCTAGTCATACCTGATACAACTTTCTTTGTATCCTTTTGGCATATGCCATTTTCATGCACACCAGCCTGACCCGCACCTGGCAGTATCCTCAAAGCATGGTCGATTGCTTGCAAATCAGTCCTGAACGCGGCAGTCTGGAAATGACAGGGAATTGTCAGCTCACTCTGGTATCATCTATCAACTACTGGATGGTGGAGAAATATTCCAGCTCCTCTGACCCTCAAGAAGGATAACTTGGACCTTTATCCTAGCCATACACTAGTTGCTGGATTTCCCCATGGGGTCATGCTCTAGTCAATCACAGTGGTAACTAACTGTATAACTCTCCTCTCTTTGGCTGTCTTATTTCCATAACTTCCCCATTTCCAAACTGATTTGGCGATGTGGGGAGTGCTGAATGCCCTCAACTCATTTATTATACAGTAGTCAAAATTTATCCCAAGGTCTGCTTTTGGGAAAACTAATCTAATTCTCTAGTGTCTCAGTCTCCTGTTTTGCTCTAAGTATCTGGCTGTTCCTTCTGAGCCTTCTCCTCCTATCTGAGCTCTCAATATTGACACTCCCCAGAATTTAACTATGGCCCCCTTTTATCTCACATTATTCCAACACTATATGTACTTTATCTATAACTGTAGTTTTAAATACTATCCATGGCAATGATTCCACAATTTACATCTACAGTCCAAACTTGTCTACCGAGTTGCTACAGCTATATCCTACTGCCCTCTGGACATCTGAGGTATATTGTGCTATATACCCCAAAACAAGTACTTGTAACCacctttttctcttccctccaaatcgtgttctttcctctgtttaCTATTCTATGAATAGCAAGTATCACGTATCTCCCCTGTATCAGCTCAGAAATGTACTAATGTACTTGGATTTCTCCATCCTCCACTGACTTATATCCAAACAATCGATGTCTTTAATCTGTTCTCTTCTTTACAACTCTCACAGCCCTGGTTCCAGCCATCTTCATGTTTTACTTGGCCAAAGCTTCTAACGTGTCTCCCAGATtctattcttccttttcccttatcTAATTTCCATGTGAAATCCCAGCTAACTGAAGTAAATTAACTCACATAATGGtttggaataaataaaaatgcttaataaTGGCCAAATTGATTAGGCAATGGCATGGTTACTTCAAGCTCATTTTATCTCGTGCTCCTTTGTTCTTTGCACATTATACTTCAGACTCTTCAGCCTTCTCTTAATACCTTAAAGACATGATGCTGTTTCTCCACACTGGGACCGAGCATTTGATGGTCCTTTCCTGAAATAATCTTTGCCTCCTGTGTATCCTGTAGCCTCCTTTCATCCTTCTTGCCTTGCCATGGCTTAACTATTAGCTTTGCATATGTCTATCCTCtctgtctcattttcttcctcctcctcctctttccttcttctctggtctttctcctgccccctcccctctccttctctctctcctctccccaccaccagcAATTTCCTTGATAGCACATGTCACAGTTTTTAATATacagttttagttttcttctttgtctctccaAATGACTTGTGGTATATGTTATCATATTACTTTAGATGGCAATAGTAGTAGTTGTCAAACTTTGGAATTAATGTTTGTTGTCTTATggctagaatttaaaaattgactGCTTGTTTAACCCTGCAGCTGGCTGGTTTGTTGAAAGATGCTGGAAGAATGGTGTAGGACACTGCAGAAAACGATGTTTACATctcgaaaggtacaaacttctttGTATGAACAAGCTGTCATGCTGCATTCCCCTAAGCAGTGACGATCCTTACACTCCATGGCCAATACATCCCACATTCGGTGAAGATGTAACTTTTGGATTTGGTACTCACGAtggctttcctttttctcccgTATCTGGGTTTGATGATGAGGTAACAATTAAAACAACTAAGACTCAAGAAACCACAGTAACTGGGACGACTGCTTCCGAGAGAGATTCTACCCAGACTTTGACAACTATTCCTCAGAGCGTTGAGGGTACAACATTTTCTCATGAGCCTGAGACAGCAGATCTATATAAGCATTGGGACTAATATCCAGGGAGCCAATTCTACAGATGTTATTTCACCGGGGACAGTTCAATTGAGAATTGGATGACATAGAGGTGGACATAATGCTACTGCCAAGGCAAGAACTGAGAGAGTTACCTCACAATTAGAAATGTATAAAGAGAAGTGTATAGAAGATATAGGGATTCTTTATTTTGggcttaaattttttctttgttttcctctgataTACTAATATACATGTGCTAATATTTGGCATCAGgtgatatttgtgtgtgtatttttccataataaacaaacaaacaaacacataaataaataccaCAGTTTGGAGTTGCCTGTATAGTTGAGACTGAAATTTTGATTTTAGTAATACCTGAAACACTTACCATCATATATGGAAGAACCTATGAAGGCACATAAAAAGTTCCAGACAAGTCCTCCCTTTCCTGTCCCTctgtcctcaccaacatttattgtaAGTGCTGACTTTAAATCCCTGTTTGTATCATGAGGTCAAATTTTGTTTAATACTTCAACCGGAAACAAACCCAGTTTTAGTTAGAAACTACCTCATTCACCACAAACACTGATTTAACTAGATAGAGGTGCACATGGGACTTGCCTTAAGAGTACATCATATTAAATTAAGAGCTACATCACAAATTCTACTTATCTTTCCAATGCTCTTTCCACTCAAAAGTCTACTCAAAACTTCCAACTGTGGTGGTCTCATTGTGTGCCTCTCCAGATGTTCATTTTGTCCACAAATACTAGTTGTGTGTAGGGGGTCTATGCTTTGTCTGCCTCTGTGCGTGTGAGTGCTGTTTGCACAGCAACTGGTGGATCAGCGACTTTACTCTCTGATATCACAGAAAAGTAGTTACTCACTCTAAGGTTGACTAATTGTTAATGTGCTGAACTAAGGCTGGTGTGCTACTGAGAGCCACAGTCCCAGATGCCTAAATGTCTCAGAATCAAGAAGGTTTAttctctaattctttttattttcttagggtCAAGCTGCCAGTGACCCCAGCTGTAGATTTGATATTGGCCATCAGGCCACTGACCTTTAAGTAGGCATCATATTCCAATAGATCTTGGGCCTCTTGTTGGCTGACAAACTATCCTACTTTGCTTGGGACTGAGGGTCTTCCCAGAACATGGGAATTAGAGTGCCAAAACCAAGAAAGTCTTCAGCAAACCTGGACAAGGTGATCGCCTTCTTTCTAGTGTACCTTGGCCTAAATTGctcttctccatttctttgtatggctgacaCCTCTTCACAGAGGCATTCTTTCACCATAAAGACATCCCTAGGCCACCAGTCTGCCTCAGCCTAGAGTACTCTTCTTGTATACCTTTgccttaaatgtcacctcctcagaaatAATCCTTGGCCACAAGACCACTCCTCACACTACTCTGCATTATTTTCTTCCTATCATTtaaattctttgaaattattttgtagatttctttgctctccttctaaattattttatcatttacttaCATATAGCCTGTCATCACTACTATAATGTACATAGGGTCCTTACACTGTGGTCCTGTTCATGGCTGCATCCCAAGCTGCTAGACCAGTGCCTTGCACATGGTGgatgctcaataaaaatttttgcaCTTGTTCATGAAATCATCTCAATCAATATGAGAAGATCTGAAAATATAAAGTAGTaatcttcgggcttccctggtggtgcagtggttgagagtctgtctgcccgatgcaggggacacaggttcatgccccggtctgggaagatcccacatgtcgtggagtggctggacccgtgggccatggccactgagcctgcgcgtccggagcctgtgttccacaacaggagaggccactacagtgagaggcccacctaccacaaaaataaataaataaataaataaataaagtggtaaTCTTCAAACTGGAATACTGGTTGCAACATTTTTCCCCAAGATATGCATGTTGATAAtttaagggaaatattttttgacccttaattttttaatatcttgtgATACTcagagcattctttttttttttaattcggtTATAGTTTCTTTACTATAGTAAAGTGTTTACTATAGCATagtgttgtgttaggttctgctgtacaccgaagtgaatcagctttatgtatacatatatccccccttttttggatttccttcccatttaggtcaccacagagcatcgagACTAGTCccttgtgctatatagcaggttctctttagttatctgtttatatatagtagcgtatgtatgtcaatcccaatctcccaattcatcccaaccaTCCCCTTTTCCCTGTTGGtgttcatatgtttgttttctatgtctgtgtctctattatTGCTTTGCAAAttaattcatctgtaccatttgtctagattccatatgtaagcattaatatatgatatttgtttttctccttctgacttacattactctgtatgatagtctctacatccatccacatctctagaGATGAccccattttgttcttttttatggctgagtaatattccattgtatatatgtaccacatcttttttttttttttttttttttgccgtacgcaggcctctcactgttgtggcctctcccattgcagagcacaggctccatacgtgcaggctcagcagccatggctcatgggcccagccactctgtggcatgtgggatcttcccagaccgaggcacgaatctgtgtcccctgcatcggcaggcagactctcaaccactgcgccaccagggaagcccatgtaccacatctttatccattcatctgttgatggacatttaggttgcttccatatcacTTAACAGGCTCTTCTGTCTCCACTTtgtaaatttttgttctttaactTTGAAAGAAAACTTACCTCTCACCTCTTCTTTTTCTGCCAA
This genomic stretch from Globicephala melas chromosome 15, mGloMel1.2, whole genome shotgun sequence harbors:
- the DEFB125 gene encoding beta-defensin 125, giving the protein MNLLMLTFMICGLLNLVTKAGWFVERCWKNGVGHCRKRCLHLERYKLLCMNKLSCCIPLSSDDPYTPWPIHPTFGEDVTFGFGTHDGFPFSPVSGFDDEVTIKTTKTQETTVTGTTASERDSTQTLTTIPQSVEGTTFSHEPETADLYKHWD